The following proteins come from a genomic window of Syngnathus acus chromosome 15, fSynAcu1.2, whole genome shotgun sequence:
- the prokr1b gene encoding LOW QUALITY PROTEIN: prokineticin receptor 1b (The sequence of the model RefSeq protein was modified relative to this genomic sequence to represent the inferred CDS: inserted 1 base in 1 codon), with product MAALNISHLLTAGNLDHYVDNYEVDYGIPPDEIPDTTQSLAFYVATIIIGVVLACIMLVCGLGNFIFIASLTRYKKLRNLTNLLIANLAISDFXVAVVCCPFLVDYYVVKQLSWDHGLVLCASVNYLRTVSLYVSTNALLAIAVDRYMAIVHPLKPRMKYETAYCLITGVWIIPIVISFPSAYFASATKYPQGGAALSAPKVFCAQIWPVDQQAYYRSYFLLVFAVEFVGPVIIMAMCYTQISRELWFKNVPGFQTEQIRKRLRCRRKTVMVLIGILMAYILCWAPYYGFAILRDFHPTLISRQKNSLVVFYIIECLAMSNSMINTFCFVSVKNNTVTYLKKIVLVRWRSTYAPARTVDELDLRTSSLPVTEEIECIHLR from the exons atggcagcgtTAAACATCAGCCACCTGTTGACGGCTGGCAATTTGGATCACTACGTGGACAACTACGAGGTGGACTACGGCATTCCGCCCGACGAAATCCCCGACACCACACAGAGTCTGGCCTTCTACGTAGCCACCATCATCATTGGCGTGGTCCTGGCCTGCATCATGCTGGTCTGCGGCTTGGGGAACTTCATTTTCATCGCTTCGTTGACGCGTTACAAGAAGCTACGCAACCTCACCAACTTGCTCATCGCCAATTTGGCGATTTCCGACT TGGTGGCGGTGGTGTGTTGTCCCTTTCTGGTCGACTACTATGTGGTCAAACAACTGTCGTGGGATCACGGCTTGGTGTTGTGCGCTTCGGTCAATTATCTGCGCACCGTCTCGCTCTACGTCTCCACTAACGCCTTGCTCGCCATTGCGGTGGACAG GTACATGGCCATCGTTCATCCTCTGAAGCCTCGAATGAAGTACGAAACGGCCTACTGCCTGATAACCGGAGTCTGGATTATTCCAATCGTCATCTCATTTCCGTCAGCTTACTTTGCTTCCGCAACTAAGTACCCTCAGGGCGGCGCCGCGTTGAGCGCTCCCAAAGTCTTCTGCGCTCAGATCTGGCCCGTGGACCAACAGGCCTACTACCGCTCCTACTTTTTGTTGGTATTTGCCGTGGAGTTTGTCGGACCCGTGATAATCATGGCCATGTGTTATACCCAAATTTCCCGCGAGCTCTGGTTCAAGAATGTGCCCGGTTTCCAGACGGAGCAGATACGAAAGCGACTGCGCTGCCGCCGCAAAACCGTCATGGTCCTGATCGGTATCTTGATGGCCTACATCCTGTGCTGGGCCCCGTACTACGGCTTCGCCATTCTGCGGGACTTCCACCCGACGCTAATCTCCCGCCAGAAGAATTCACTGGTGGTCTTCTATATCATCGAATGCCTCGCAATGAGCAACAGCATGATCAATACTTTCTGCTTTGTCAGTGTCAAAAACAACACGGTCACCTATCTGAAGAAGATTGTGCTGGTGAGATGGAGGTCAACGTACGCCCCGGCTCGGACTGTGGATGAACTGGACTTGAGGACCTCCTCCTTGCCTGTCACAGAAGAAATTGAATGCATTCATCTGAGGTAA
- the LOC119135128 gene encoding filensin encodes MFKTSYLRKEVRKEKYEQSDVSQEELDDSAGISAIQGWENLQELNGRFARYINRARVLEQRNAVFRKQLETLQRMEEATGLEETFKEQIQINQQRIRELTSDRGKLERELRDACRMLDEFTSKYRNECDYQEQLRCTLEQLNKEADSALLKNLEYQIQSQFLQDDINSTRERHRKNLAEIQTFLNILQQINQTLPLASTVSVGISEEQEKMLVQSRLPALQSQLEEYKSALCQLHAQKQRLQAEAAMLEQAIRSTQEGFDDEIQLYNEKIESLRKDIEEAERALERLTGECRHLGMYQISLENELERYKRIIENEDNRLNSAIIGTPVTLFTTNYHYTHTPPASNRGRDITLAIQDITNIKPRQKIMAKKVQKKELTPKDVFDNGQEDRNAGAAGGVAPDGEAEVTVEVPDDNVRKTEERPVFSAVSPQDVPDGAQISKAFDTLCNIVRDRMRKYKRPEPIADFYTKGRYVLVTGEGSYPDPCFRTTTPTAGQVVVMIKDKPLGPPPQPTQPIPGSRPGIPAPPSNITGGKEDKGGKGKDDGSKDKVKKEEPEPQPKDPVPVQPFSGPKDPTPVVDPAHPKKNKDDDGPSGTTPKSPKSMPRAASTSSSSSSSTSTSSSSSSFTPEAVSYEKVVLESVEKFSDGRKLKGYEETSMVVETTIEKSSKKKH; translated from the exons ATGTTCAAGACCAGCTACCTGCGCAAGGAGGTGCGCAAGGAAAAGTACGAGCAATCGGATGTCTCCCAGGAGGAACTCGATGACTCGGCGGGCATCTCGGCCATCCAGGGCTGGGAGAACCTCCAGGAGCTCAACGGCCGCTTTGCCCGCTACATCAACCGAGCTCGGGTCCTGGAGCAGCGCAACGCCGTGTTCCGCAAGCAGCTGGAGACTCTTCAGCGCATGGAGGAGGCCACCGGCTTGGAGGAGACCTTCAAGGAGCAGATCCAAATCAACCAACAGCGAATCCGAGAGCTCACTTCTGACCGCGGCAAGCTGGAGCGAGAGCTGAGGGATGCCTGCCGCATGCTGGATGAGTTCACCAGCAA ATACAGAAATGAATGTGATTATCAAGAGCAACTACGGTGCACACTGGAACAGCTAAACAAG GAGGCCGACAGTGCTCTGCTGAAAAATTTGGAGTATCAGATCCAGTCGCAGTTTCTACAGGATGACATCAACTCTACCAGAGAGAGACATAGGAAG AACCTTGCAGAGATCCAGACCTTTCTAAACATTTTGCAGCAAATCAACCAGACGCTTCCGCTTGCTTCCACTGTGTCAGTGGGCATCTCCGAG GAGCAAGAGAAGATGCTGGTGCAGAGCAGGTTGCCAGCCCTGCAGAGTCAGCTGGAGGAGTACAAGAGCGCCCTCTGCCAGCTGCACGCCCAAAAACAACGTCTTCAGGCCGAG GCGGCAATGTTGGAGCAAGCCATCAGGAGCACCCAGGAGGGTTTCGACGACGAGATCCAGCTGTACAACGAGAAAATCGAATCGCTGCGCAAGGACATCGAGGAAGCCGAAAGGGCCCTGGAGAGGCTCACCGGCGAGTGTCGTCACCTGGGCATGTACCAAATTTCTCTGGAGAACGAGCTGGAGAGGTACAAGAGGATCATCGAGAATGAGGACAACAG GTTAAACTCGGCAATAATCGGCACACCGGTCACCCTGTTTACGACCAATTACCACTACACCCACACTCCACCTGCCTCAAATCGAGGCAGAG ATATCACTCTTGCCATCCAAGATATCACCAACATAAAACCTCGCCAGAAGATCATGGCCAAGAAAGTTCAGAAGAAGGAGCTCACGCCTAAAGATGTGTTTGACAATGGTCAGGAGGATCGAAACGCAGGCGCTGCCGGAGGAGTGGCCCCAGACGGCGAAGCTGAGGTGACGGTAGAAGTTCCGGATGACAATGTGAGGAAGACCGAGGAGAGGCCCGTGTTCTCCGCAGTGTCTCCGCAAGACGTTCCTGACGGAGCTCAGATCAGCAAGGCCTTCGACACACTTTGCAACATTGTCCGAGATCGGATGAGGAAGTACAAGAGACCGGAGCCCATCGCCGACTTCTACACGAAGGGTCGTTACGTCCTCGTCACCGGCGAAGGAAGCTACCCGGATCCTTGCTTCCGCACCACCACGCCAACCGCCGGACAAGTTGTAGTCATGATCAAAGATAAGCCTCTTGGACCACCTCCTCAACCAACTCAACCCATACCTGGTTCCAGACCTGGAATTCCCGCACCTCCTTCCAATATCACTGGAGGAAAGGAAGACAAGGGTGGAAAAGGGAAGGACGACGGCAGTAAAGACAAGGTTAAGAAAGAAGAGCCTGAACCTCAACCCAAAGATCCCGTCCCAGTCCAGCCTTTCTCTGGCCCCAAAGACCCAACTCCGGTCGTGGATCCTGCCCATCCAAAGAAGAACAAGGATGACGATGGACCAAGCGGGACGACTCCCAAATCTCCCAAATCCATGCCCCGCGCCGCCAGCACCAGTTCCAGTTCTAGCAGCAGCACCAGTACCAGCTCCAGCTCCAGTAGCTTCACTCCAGAAGCCGTGAGCTACGAGAAGGTGGTGCTGGAGTCTGTTGAGAAGTTCTCCGACGGCCGCAAGCTTAAAGGTTACGAGGAGACTTCCATGGTGGTGGAAACCACCATTGAGAAATCCAGCAAGAAGAAACATTAG